Proteins encoded by one window of Bradyrhizobium sp. B097:
- a CDS encoding SGNH/GDSL hydrolase family protein, translated as MRVRSVLCFGDSNTHGQIPGRGPLERFDRHTRWPGVLQAELGPKWYVVEEGLSGRTTVHDDPIEGAHKNGRTYLRPCIQSHTILDLVIIMLGTNDLKVRFNKPPSEVAMGMGCLIYDIRELAPGPGGSVPEIMIVAPPPMLDDIKEWKSIFAGGPEKSRQLALEFEIMADSLGVHFFNAGAICQCDEADGFHLNAEAHRALGAALAQEIEAIGWPSEAPR; from the coding sequence ATGCGGGTGCGTTCGGTTCTATGTTTCGGAGACTCCAATACCCACGGCCAAATACCGGGTCGCGGGCCGCTTGAACGCTTCGATCGACACACCCGGTGGCCGGGTGTGCTTCAGGCCGAGCTGGGGCCGAAGTGGTACGTCGTCGAGGAGGGTCTGAGCGGAAGGACGACCGTTCATGACGATCCCATCGAGGGAGCGCACAAGAACGGCCGGACCTATCTGCGCCCGTGCATCCAGAGCCACACCATTCTCGACCTCGTCATCATCATGCTGGGCACCAATGACCTCAAGGTGCGATTCAACAAGCCACCTTCCGAGGTCGCGATGGGAATGGGGTGCCTGATTTACGACATACGAGAATTGGCGCCAGGACCCGGAGGAAGCGTACCCGAGATCATGATCGTTGCACCTCCTCCAATGCTCGACGACATCAAGGAGTGGAAATCAATCTTTGCAGGGGGACCGGAGAAGTCACGACAGCTTGCCCTAGAATTCGAAATCATGGCGGATTCCCTGGGCGTGCATTTCTTCAACGCGGGGGCCATATGCCAATGCGATGAGGCAGACGGATTTCACCTGAACGCCGAGGCGCATCGTGCACTGGGGGCAGCGCTGGCGCAGGAGATCGAGGCGATCGGATGGCCTAGCGAGGCTCCGCGCTGA
- a CDS encoding substrate-binding domain-containing protein translates to MHQGLKLLGIGLVTATLTAWTQVRAQEVNLMNGVTPRPGDERTTAPNQFKKDGPWKIGMSHFGVNANTWTVQMAHDAEAAAKLDKRVGQFILLDANISQAKQVADIEDLVAQKVDAIIVTPLTPTSADAGIEKAVAAGIPVIVHTGLTETDKYTVDIQGGGVHFGKVMGDFLVKQLGGKGKIWVLRGLPAHPEDINRYKGLLEAIKGTDVKIIAEDAGKWQYDVGKQVCETLYLNDPQVDGIWSSGADMTRACVDVFQQYGAKIPPITGEGNNGFFARWIELGFPSISPEYGPEQGAAGVRAAVALLEGKQLHKRYIYEPEGWDLEKAKKYYRKDLSANAWFPTSLTEQDLQKYYGKH, encoded by the coding sequence ATGCACCAGGGACTTAAACTTCTCGGAATTGGACTTGTCACCGCGACGTTGACTGCCTGGACGCAGGTTCGCGCCCAGGAAGTCAACTTGATGAATGGCGTCACGCCACGGCCGGGCGATGAGCGCACGACGGCACCGAACCAGTTCAAGAAGGACGGGCCATGGAAGATCGGGATGAGCCATTTTGGCGTGAACGCCAACACCTGGACGGTCCAGATGGCGCATGACGCGGAAGCGGCCGCTAAGCTCGACAAGCGAGTTGGTCAATTCATCCTGCTCGACGCCAATATCAGTCAGGCCAAGCAAGTCGCCGACATCGAAGATCTGGTTGCGCAAAAGGTCGATGCGATCATCGTGACACCGCTGACGCCAACCTCTGCCGATGCCGGCATTGAAAAAGCCGTCGCCGCCGGCATTCCCGTTATCGTCCACACCGGCCTAACCGAGACAGACAAATACACTGTCGACATCCAGGGCGGAGGTGTCCACTTCGGAAAGGTGATGGGAGACTTCCTTGTCAAGCAGCTCGGCGGCAAGGGAAAGATCTGGGTCTTGCGTGGACTTCCGGCGCACCCCGAGGACATCAACCGCTACAAGGGGCTTCTGGAAGCGATCAAAGGTACCGACGTCAAGATCATCGCGGAAGATGCCGGCAAGTGGCAATATGACGTCGGCAAGCAGGTCTGCGAGACCCTCTATCTGAATGATCCGCAGGTCGATGGCATCTGGTCATCGGGTGCCGATATGACCCGCGCCTGCGTCGATGTCTTTCAGCAATATGGCGCAAAGATTCCGCCTATCACCGGTGAAGGCAACAACGGCTTCTTTGCCAGGTGGATTGAACTCGGTTTCCCTTCCATCTCGCCGGAGTATGGTCCGGAACAGGGCGCTGCCGGCGTGCGCGCCGCGGTCGCTCTGCTCGAGGGCAAGCAACTCCATAAGCGCTACATCTATGAGCCCGAAGGCTGGGATTTGGAGAAAGCCAAGAAATATTATCGCAAGGATCTGAGCGCGAATGCCTGGTTCCCAACAAGCCTGACCGAGCAGGATCTGCAGAAGTATTACGGCAAGCACTGA
- a CDS encoding sugar ABC transporter ATP-binding protein: protein MQPLVQMTSVSKSFGGTAALENVDFQLIPGSVHALVGENGAGKSTLMKILAGVVQPDGGMIRKNGRIVRFASPRKALDAGVSTVFQEHSLLPNLSIAENMFLGKEPVARFGVTDSARMEREAKEVLYGLGLKLDPATLVGNLSIAERQFVEIARGISARADVVILDEPTAALNAADVEVLNTQILSLKKQQKAVVYISHRMEEIFKVCDTITVLKDGRNVDTVPVSSIRPKQLIGMMVGRELSELFPPRPDQTQGEVVLSIDGLRLTPDATPCSIVLRRGEIVALAGLEGQGQRELVRSLVGEYVPHGGKVAVRGREFAFPLSEERGIREMQALGLGFVPEDRKLEGLFLDLSLAHNLTIGLHSRHFELKPAAAHREVIANSMKSLSIKAARPSLPVNALSGGNQQKVLLGRYLALGADILIIEEPTRGVDVGAKAEIYKLLRDYANAGGSVVVLSRETLELIGLCDRLYVVHDKHVVAEMPAKSATEHAILEAALHG from the coding sequence ATGCAGCCGCTTGTCCAGATGACATCCGTCTCGAAATCTTTCGGGGGGACTGCCGCGCTCGAGAACGTCGATTTTCAACTGATTCCCGGATCCGTTCACGCGCTCGTGGGAGAAAACGGGGCCGGCAAATCGACCCTCATGAAGATCTTGGCTGGCGTCGTTCAGCCTGACGGCGGCATGATTCGGAAGAACGGGCGGATCGTCCGCTTCGCCTCGCCTCGCAAGGCGCTCGATGCCGGTGTATCGACAGTGTTTCAGGAGCATTCGCTGCTTCCCAATCTGTCGATTGCCGAGAACATGTTCCTTGGCAAGGAGCCAGTTGCAAGGTTCGGCGTAACCGACAGTGCCCGGATGGAGCGGGAAGCGAAGGAGGTCTTGTACGGCCTAGGCCTGAAACTCGATCCAGCGACCCTCGTCGGAAATCTCTCGATCGCGGAGCGGCAGTTTGTGGAGATCGCCCGCGGCATTTCGGCACGCGCAGACGTGGTCATTCTCGACGAACCAACGGCCGCGCTCAATGCCGCGGACGTCGAAGTTCTCAATACTCAGATTCTGTCGCTCAAGAAGCAGCAGAAGGCCGTCGTCTACATCTCGCACCGCATGGAAGAGATATTCAAGGTCTGCGACACCATCACCGTGCTGAAGGATGGTCGCAACGTGGACACCGTGCCAGTCTCGTCAATCCGTCCCAAGCAGCTGATCGGGATGATGGTCGGCCGCGAGCTGAGCGAGCTATTCCCGCCGCGGCCGGATCAAACGCAGGGCGAGGTCGTTCTCTCGATCGACGGTCTTCGACTGACTCCCGACGCGACGCCGTGTTCAATCGTGCTCCGGCGCGGCGAGATCGTCGCACTTGCAGGTCTGGAAGGGCAGGGGCAGAGGGAGCTTGTCAGGTCGCTCGTCGGCGAATACGTGCCCCACGGCGGCAAGGTCGCCGTCAGAGGACGCGAGTTCGCCTTCCCGCTCTCAGAAGAGCGCGGCATTCGCGAGATGCAGGCGCTAGGCCTCGGCTTTGTGCCCGAGGACAGAAAGCTCGAAGGCTTGTTTCTTGATCTCTCGCTCGCGCACAATCTCACCATCGGACTGCACAGCCGGCATTTTGAACTGAAGCCGGCTGCGGCTCATCGCGAGGTGATTGCAAACTCGATGAAGAGCCTTTCCATAAAGGCTGCAAGGCCGTCGCTGCCGGTGAACGCGCTCTCTGGCGGAAACCAGCAAAAGGTTCTTCTGGGACGATATCTGGCCCTGGGGGCCGACATATTGATCATTGAAGAGCCAACACGAGGTGTCGACGTCGGCGCGAAAGCAGAGATCTACAAGCTCCTTCGCGACTATGCGAACGCCGGCGGTTCAGTCGTTGTCCTCTCGCGAGAGACCCTGGAGCTGATTGGGCTTTGCGACCGGCTGTACGTCGTCCATGACAAGCATGTGGTTGCCGAGATGCCCGCCAAATCGGCTACCGAGCACGCCATTCTCGAAGCCGCTCTGCATGGTTGA
- a CDS encoding ABC transporter permease yields MIVALACCAGLAFSTAEFASSQNILNLIAQAAPLILVSIGQMIVILVRGLDLSVGSVVSLTTGILSLNVPVYVSVPAVMLAAAAIGLLNGISVTTFRVHPIIATLSMMGIVQGVTMFVRPSAGGMVPPEILALVSGRLLGIYMPVIWVIVAILVAWKVVHGSRFGLHLFAIGGGETAGTFGIAEQRNVLAAYVLSSCFAAVAGIFLAGRIVSGDPNIGTQYAVDSITAVALGGTQLAGGIGSLHGTVIGCALLAVIANGMNLLNVSAFIQTIVKGLILLAVISLQPRKTIGL; encoded by the coding sequence TTGATCGTCGCTCTAGCCTGTTGTGCAGGCCTGGCCTTCTCGACAGCTGAGTTCGCGAGCTCACAGAATATTCTCAACCTGATCGCACAGGCGGCGCCGCTCATCCTCGTGAGCATCGGACAGATGATCGTGATCCTTGTCAGAGGCCTCGATCTATCAGTCGGCTCTGTCGTAAGTCTGACCACGGGGATTCTGTCGCTTAATGTCCCGGTCTACGTTTCGGTGCCCGCGGTCATGCTCGCGGCAGCAGCGATCGGCCTCCTGAACGGGATCTCGGTAACCACGTTCAGAGTGCACCCAATCATCGCAACCCTCTCCATGATGGGCATTGTGCAGGGCGTTACGATGTTTGTCAGGCCCTCCGCTGGAGGCATGGTCCCACCGGAGATTCTTGCTCTGGTGAGCGGTCGGCTTTTGGGCATCTACATGCCGGTCATTTGGGTGATCGTTGCAATACTGGTGGCGTGGAAGGTGGTGCACGGCTCCCGTTTCGGTTTGCACCTCTTCGCGATCGGCGGAGGTGAAACGGCAGGTACCTTCGGTATCGCCGAACAGCGCAATGTCCTCGCCGCCTATGTCCTGAGTTCCTGTTTCGCCGCCGTGGCCGGCATCTTTCTGGCGGGTCGCATCGTTTCGGGGGACCCAAACATCGGGACGCAATATGCGGTCGACTCGATCACCGCCGTTGCGCTTGGCGGCACCCAACTTGCCGGGGGAATCGGCAGCCTCCACGGCACTGTCATCGGCTGCGCGCTTCTGGCGGTCATCGCAAATGGCATGAACCTGCTCAACGTCTCGGCCTTCATCCAGACGATCGTGAAAGGTCTGATCCTGCTTGCCGTGATCTCGCTCCAGCCCCGCAAGACAATTGGCCTGTAG
- a CDS encoding ABC transporter permease has protein sequence MNRLSNLSRAALRVPPSYVVFAVLLVTLWAMRPNLMNVAILGTFARQVVPLGIVVLGQLLVISSRSIDLSAGGVILLVNYLISSGLLYDWPVCLVILLCLGVGLSVGLANGLLVGKRRASAVIVTLALNIILIGLVEYLANGKPPGDVPKYFRELYNLRFWTLPAPVIFWFALAGLMSAFLGRSVFGRFVWSIGSNPISAHFSGVPVERTVVLAHTICGLMSAVAALVQTSSIAVGSVRFGPELVMNSIAATILGGVVFGRPALVWGPFVGVLCFALLFVVMTTMGVQEPGKLIAQGLIILLAAIFYGVRSKSNS, from the coding sequence ATGAACAGACTTTCGAATCTGTCCCGCGCGGCTTTGCGAGTACCGCCTTCCTATGTCGTTTTCGCAGTGCTCCTTGTCACCCTGTGGGCGATGCGGCCCAACCTGATGAACGTCGCGATCCTCGGTACGTTTGCGCGCCAGGTCGTGCCGCTCGGCATCGTCGTTCTCGGACAGCTCCTTGTAATCTCCTCGCGCTCCATCGACCTGTCCGCGGGCGGTGTCATTCTGCTCGTCAACTATCTGATATCTTCCGGCCTTCTTTACGACTGGCCCGTTTGTCTGGTCATTCTTCTGTGCCTTGGTGTCGGGTTGTCGGTCGGCCTTGCGAATGGCCTACTCGTGGGCAAGCGCAGAGCCTCCGCCGTCATTGTGACGCTCGCGCTGAACATCATTCTTATCGGATTGGTCGAATATCTCGCGAACGGCAAGCCGCCGGGAGATGTGCCGAAGTATTTCCGCGAGCTCTATAACCTAAGGTTCTGGACGCTGCCGGCCCCGGTCATCTTCTGGTTCGCGCTCGCTGGACTTATGAGCGCGTTTCTCGGCAGATCCGTGTTCGGCAGATTCGTCTGGTCGATCGGGAGCAATCCGATATCCGCTCATTTCTCGGGCGTGCCCGTCGAACGCACGGTCGTGCTTGCGCACACGATCTGTGGGCTCATGTCTGCCGTGGCCGCGCTGGTTCAGACGTCGTCGATCGCGGTCGGGAGCGTGCGATTCGGACCCGAGCTCGTCATGAACTCGATCGCGGCGACCATATTGGGCGGCGTGGTCTTCGGCCGACCTGCGCTTGTGTGGGGCCCGTTCGTCGGCGTCCTCTGCTTCGCCCTTCTGTTCGTTGTCATGACGACTATGGGCGTGCAGGAGCCAGGCAAGCTCATCGCTCAGGGGCTGATCATCCTTCTCGCCGCGATTTTCTACGGCGTTCGTTCCAAATCAAACTCATGA
- a CDS encoding SGNH/GDSL hydrolase family protein: MTKRILCFGDSLTWGWVAVPEGSPTTRFPYAERWTGVMAAKLGPDYEIIEEGLSARTTSIDDPADPRLNGSAYLPSALASHLPLDLAIIMLGTNDTKSYFHRTPYEIAVGMSKLVGQVLTSGGGVGTIYPAPKVLIVSPPPLAKLPDPWFQGMFEGGHEKTIELANQYSALAAFMKVDFFDAGSVISTDGVDGIHFTAKNNADLGRALAGKVADIFATTAKREKVLT; encoded by the coding sequence ATGACGAAACGTATCCTGTGCTTTGGAGACTCGCTCACCTGGGGATGGGTTGCCGTCCCCGAAGGCTCGCCCACGACCCGTTTTCCCTATGCGGAGCGATGGACGGGCGTCATGGCTGCGAAGCTGGGACCCGACTACGAGATCATCGAGGAGGGGTTAAGCGCACGTACGACATCGATCGATGATCCGGCTGATCCGCGATTGAACGGTTCAGCCTATCTTCCATCAGCTCTCGCAAGTCATCTTCCGCTGGATCTCGCCATCATCATGCTCGGGACCAACGATACCAAGAGCTATTTCCACCGCACGCCCTACGAGATTGCGGTCGGTATGTCGAAGCTGGTGGGACAGGTGCTCACTTCGGGCGGCGGAGTCGGCACCATCTATCCCGCGCCCAAAGTGCTCATCGTCTCGCCGCCGCCACTCGCCAAATTGCCGGACCCGTGGTTCCAGGGAATGTTTGAGGGCGGGCACGAGAAGACCATCGAACTCGCCAATCAGTATAGTGCGCTCGCCGCCTTCATGAAGGTCGACTTCTTCGATGCTGGTAGCGTGATCTCAACCGACGGTGTGGATGGAATTCACTTCACCGCCAAGAATAACGCGGACCTTGGAAGAGCGCTTGCCGGGAAGGTAGCGGATATCTTTGCCACGACCGCGAAACGCGAGAAGGTCTTAACGTAG
- a CDS encoding helix-turn-helix domain-containing protein gives MGTQSQEAWHAPALAEDIREDVFAKQRKLRTRLLDRGAIRYAHARDLAAHMLLHLDDLSGCWSIATNWLRAELRCQRVDTGFGMREARDYFPGFAEAKDAGYDVPSFGGKAVDNRDAAMQAMWLDPRPVIFADIKQDSRITMRLRQRLSGARTKSKFAWALRAGRGSYGLICADWTEHFAPWESGLYDCFEQTVVDVLSPIVAVAKEIADRDPTSRNGEAQGSYPLTLSMSLSATAWLATLTDSEVEVARLVAKGLSYKEIARIRRRSFSTIDHQLRSIRQKTGVSSTSALVSLLARTGLPLA, from the coding sequence TTGGGCACACAAAGCCAGGAAGCGTGGCATGCCCCCGCCCTTGCAGAGGATATCCGCGAGGATGTCTTTGCAAAGCAGCGGAAGCTGCGCACCCGGCTTCTTGATCGTGGTGCAATCCGCTACGCCCACGCGCGCGATCTAGCCGCACACATGCTTCTTCATCTTGATGACCTGTCGGGCTGCTGGTCGATTGCCACCAACTGGCTGCGGGCCGAACTTCGATGTCAGCGCGTCGACACCGGTTTCGGAATGCGCGAGGCCAGGGACTATTTCCCCGGCTTTGCGGAAGCAAAGGACGCAGGCTACGATGTTCCCTCGTTCGGCGGCAAAGCCGTCGACAATCGGGATGCCGCGATGCAGGCGATGTGGCTGGATCCCCGCCCGGTGATCTTTGCCGATATCAAGCAGGACAGCCGCATCACGATGCGACTGCGGCAGAGGCTTTCGGGGGCGCGGACGAAATCAAAGTTCGCTTGGGCGCTCCGGGCCGGACGCGGCAGCTACGGCCTGATCTGCGCCGACTGGACCGAGCATTTTGCCCCTTGGGAATCCGGCCTTTATGATTGCTTCGAGCAGACGGTGGTCGATGTCCTTAGCCCGATCGTTGCCGTTGCCAAAGAGATTGCCGATCGAGACCCGACGAGTCGGAATGGAGAGGCGCAGGGTAGCTATCCACTGACCTTATCCATGAGCCTTTCAGCGACTGCGTGGCTAGCAACCCTTACGGATTCAGAAGTCGAGGTCGCCAGACTGGTCGCGAAGGGCCTGAGCTACAAGGAAATCGCTAGAATTCGCCGCAGGTCCTTTTCCACTATCGATCATCAGCTCAGAAGCATCCGGCAGAAGACCGGCGTTTCAAGCACCTCCGCCTTGGTCAGCCTGCTGGCGCGGACCGGCTTGCCGCTGGCCTGA
- a CDS encoding heme-binding protein yields MTKQLLAATMLMACLPTLGMAEGLKGKPILTYGAAEKMIAACFAAQAAAGYAKVNVVVVDDGGRLIAAARQDGACKACTGIAENKAITSSLYAAPTRAFADLSFGAKRDGVNALLPGAAFVPGLVAFAGGLPIKTGTGDVVGGIGVSGGSEDQDESCAQAGLNAVSESLN; encoded by the coding sequence ATGACCAAGCAATTGCTTGCGGCAACAATGCTCATGGCTTGCCTGCCAACGCTCGGCATGGCCGAGGGCTTAAAAGGCAAGCCCATACTTACCTACGGCGCAGCCGAAAAGATGATTGCGGCCTGTTTCGCTGCGCAGGCGGCCGCCGGGTATGCGAAGGTCAATGTCGTCGTGGTCGACGACGGGGGGCGTCTGATCGCCGCCGCGCGACAGGATGGGGCCTGCAAGGCCTGCACCGGCATTGCGGAGAACAAGGCGATCACGTCGTCGCTGTATGCCGCACCAACCCGGGCATTCGCCGATCTGTCCTTTGGCGCTAAGCGCGATGGCGTGAACGCCCTATTGCCAGGCGCGGCGTTTGTTCCTGGCCTTGTGGCGTTTGCAGGCGGCCTACCGATAAAGACCGGGACGGGCGATGTCGTCGGCGGGATTGGTGTCAGCGGCGGCAGCGAGGACCAGGACGAAAGCTGCGCGCAAGCGGGCCTTAATGCAGTTTCAGAAAGCCTGAACTGA
- a CDS encoding alpha/beta fold hydrolase, with amino-acid sequence MIENPFYGRETQGEFKLYELGNLILESGETLRGAKLAYRTFGKLNAEKSNAILVTTWFSGTGKVMQDVYVGQSHALDPDRYFIVIVDQLGSGVSSSPQNTPAPQAMAKFPKLTIGDDVRAQHQMLTDLFGIERLVLVVGGSMGGQQVYEWAVAYPLMVERAAPIAATARISLHQQVFVETLKEAITSDPCWNGGWYASGLVVREGMDRMARIVATLGWSTQFYQEERWRSVVGMSSLDDFINGVMKAYFEPMDPNVLLCEMHKWQRADVSRHAGGDLARALAQVKARTMVMPISHDSFFPPQECEADCRLVRGALFRVIQSPEGHMGLNGFEPGYMEQVDRHLNELLAT; translated from the coding sequence ATGATCGAGAACCCGTTTTACGGCCGCGAAACGCAGGGCGAGTTCAAGCTTTACGAACTCGGCAACCTCATCCTTGAAAGCGGCGAAACGCTGCGTGGCGCAAAGCTGGCCTATCGCACCTTCGGCAAGCTGAACGCAGAAAAATCCAACGCCATTCTGGTGACAACCTGGTTCTCGGGAACCGGCAAGGTGATGCAGGACGTATATGTCGGCCAGAGCCACGCGCTTGATCCGGACCGATACTTCATTGTCATTGTGGATCAGCTTGGCAGCGGCGTGTCGTCGTCGCCACAGAACACCCCCGCGCCACAGGCGATGGCGAAGTTTCCGAAGCTTACAATTGGCGACGATGTCCGCGCGCAGCACCAGATGTTGACAGACCTGTTCGGAATCGAACGGCTGGTGCTTGTGGTCGGCGGGTCGATGGGCGGGCAGCAGGTCTATGAATGGGCGGTCGCCTATCCGCTGATGGTTGAACGGGCGGCGCCGATAGCTGCGACGGCCCGTATTTCGCTGCACCAGCAGGTCTTTGTCGAAACTCTCAAAGAGGCGATCACGTCCGACCCCTGCTGGAACGGCGGCTGGTACGCCTCGGGCCTCGTCGTGCGCGAGGGCATGGACCGGATGGCGCGGATCGTGGCGACACTCGGCTGGTCTACGCAGTTCTACCAAGAAGAACGTTGGCGCAGCGTCGTTGGCATGTCGTCGCTTGACGATTTCATCAACGGCGTGATGAAGGCCTATTTCGAGCCGATGGATCCCAATGTCCTATTGTGTGAGATGCACAAATGGCAGCGGGCTGACGTGTCGCGGCACGCAGGGGGCGATCTTGCTCGAGCGCTGGCTCAGGTCAAGGCAAGGACAATGGTCATGCCCATCAGTCATGACAGTTTCTTCCCCCCGCAGGAATGCGAGGCCGACTGTCGCCTTGTGCGGGGCGCTCTGTTTCGGGTGATCCAGTCCCCTGAGGGTCACATGGGCCTGAATGGGTTCGAGCCGGGATACATGGAGCAGGTGGACCGCCATCTGAATGAACTGCTAGCCACCTGA
- a CDS encoding ABC transporter ATP-binding protein: protein MLWRRGTEGHAPTTAPEDAFKMQQIKSKALNVRAATKTYTTQSGEVHALKDVDLTVRPGEFISVVGPSGCGKTTLLWSIAGLHKLTSGAIALGEEWITGPHPSIGMMFQEANLLPWRTIRKNIELPFEIRGHRPDTARIDTFLQRVGLGGFGDKMPRELSGGMQQRASIVRALASDPTVLLMDEPFGALDAFTRDEMNKLVEEIWLESRKTVMLITHSIAEAVFLADKVYIMSARPGQIARMVDIPFPRPRSLDLMETREFFELVNMIKHDIQHQPPARLAVAAAR from the coding sequence GTGCTGTGGCGCCGGGGAACGGAGGGGCATGCCCCGACGACCGCGCCGGAGGACGCGTTCAAGATGCAACAGATCAAGAGCAAGGCTCTCAACGTCAGAGCTGCCACCAAGACCTACACGACCCAATCGGGCGAAGTTCATGCCCTGAAGGACGTCGATCTGACGGTGCGGCCGGGCGAGTTCATCTCGGTCGTTGGACCCTCCGGTTGCGGCAAGACCACGCTGCTATGGTCGATCGCAGGATTGCACAAGCTAACCTCCGGCGCCATCGCTCTTGGCGAGGAATGGATTACCGGCCCACATCCCAGCATCGGGATGATGTTTCAGGAGGCAAACCTTCTGCCTTGGCGGACGATCCGCAAGAACATCGAGCTTCCGTTCGAGATCCGGGGACATCGCCCGGATACCGCGCGGATCGATACATTCCTGCAGCGTGTGGGGCTGGGCGGTTTCGGCGACAAGATGCCCCGCGAACTGTCCGGAGGCATGCAGCAGCGCGCGTCCATCGTGCGCGCGCTGGCCAGTGATCCCACGGTTCTTTTGATGGACGAGCCCTTCGGGGCGCTTGACGCTTTCACCCGCGACGAGATGAACAAGCTGGTCGAGGAGATCTGGCTGGAATCCCGCAAGACGGTGATGCTGATTACCCATTCCATCGCTGAGGCGGTGTTTCTGGCCGACAAGGTCTACATCATGAGCGCCCGCCCCGGTCAGATCGCGCGAATGGTGGACATTCCATTTCCGCGGCCACGGTCGCTGGACCTGATGGAAACGCGCGAGTTCTTCGAACTCGTCAACATGATCAAGCACGACATCCAGCACCAGCCGCCGGCCAGGCTTGCGGTTGCTGCGGCGAGATGA
- a CDS encoding ABC transporter permease: MSQTTQTGSGIAGATGIASGLGDQGVKEVAAIIAVALLVVGGGELLLRLFGVPQYILPTPSAIASVFFSHEISTICEHYSYTLIELLAGYAIGASIGLVLAAVITQFPFVEKVITPYILLLVTTPMLALVPLLILNFGFGFTPRIIAVALASGPMVMINAATGFRRVDTMKIALARSCGASTLQIFTKIRIPMAMPMVIVGLMIGAIFGMITAVGAEMSGGGFGLGSRLTTYSSTLRMPEFFACIVILAVTGITIYAFFFWLGKRLAGWES; this comes from the coding sequence ATGAGCCAGACAACTCAGACCGGTTCGGGCATCGCGGGTGCAACAGGAATTGCCAGCGGACTTGGTGACCAAGGGGTCAAGGAAGTGGCCGCGATCATCGCTGTGGCTCTGCTTGTCGTCGGTGGCGGAGAGCTGCTTTTGCGCCTGTTTGGCGTGCCGCAATACATTCTGCCCACTCCATCGGCTATCGCCAGCGTGTTCTTCTCGCACGAAATCTCGACCATCTGCGAACACTATTCCTACACGCTCATCGAACTGTTGGCAGGCTATGCCATCGGAGCGTCGATCGGGTTGGTCCTGGCTGCGGTCATCACGCAATTTCCGTTCGTGGAAAAGGTGATCACGCCGTACATCCTGTTGCTGGTGACCACGCCGATGCTGGCACTGGTGCCGCTCTTGATCCTGAACTTCGGCTTCGGATTCACACCGAGGATCATCGCCGTTGCTCTCGCGTCCGGTCCGATGGTGATGATCAACGCAGCCACCGGATTTCGGCGCGTCGACACGATGAAGATTGCGCTGGCGCGATCCTGCGGAGCATCGACCCTGCAGATATTCACAAAGATCCGCATTCCGATGGCCATGCCGATGGTAATCGTAGGCCTGATGATCGGAGCGATCTTCGGCATGATCACCGCGGTCGGCGCCGAGATGTCGGGCGGTGGGTTCGGGCTTGGCAGCCGCCTGACAACCTATTCTTCGACGCTTCGCATGCCGGAATTCTTTGCTTGCATCGTGATCCTCGCTGTCACCGGGATCACGATCTACGCCTTTTTCTTCTGGCTCGGGAAAAGGCTGGCCGGCTGGGAAAGCTGA